Proteins from a single region of Bombus huntii isolate Logan2020A chromosome 2, iyBomHunt1.1, whole genome shotgun sequence:
- the LOC126874015 gene encoding carbohydrate sulfotransferase 11-like: MFRNHKRITIQILKYVIGCGLIFCIIKSLLVGDENKEIPKFNDLEKLLITTDVENSKRLLTVRNTCKKYNLGMYKNPDKPSAFKHPPAPQYSVFYILRSRDLSYCPIYKAGSTTWIYNLCLLMNVREEELNSGKEQISTIARKAIPELEFPEADEALRATKKLLVVRHPFERLLSAYRDKLENSVAGREHGTLHFYRKYGSKIVEKYRETNFMPPGEDLVIRRNGEPPPAGIEPTFREFVQYLIHTDLANYGDDHWMPYYLYCTPCAIDYDILAKVETLWQDQIYTIHKLHLEDVIKPRWRHSGGYQNASKIYFGQLNRELVQKFYEKFKLDFELFDYSPDDYYQYATAS, from the exons ATGTTTAGAAATCATAAAAGAATCACTATccaaattttgaaatatgttattgGCTGTGGCTTGATCTTTTGCATCATAAAATCGTTACTCGTGGGagatgaaaataaagaaataccAAAGTTCAATGATCTGGAGAAATTACTG ATTACAACAGATGTGGAGAATTCAAAGCGGTTGTTGACCGTGAGAAACAcgtgtaaaaaatataatctaGGGATGTACAAAAATCCTGATAAGCCTTCTGCATTTAAACATCCACCAGCACCGCAGTATAGTGTTTTTTACATTCTCAG ATCACGCGATCTTTCATACTGTCCAATTTACAAAGCCGGCAGTACAACGTGGATTTACAATTTATGTCTCCTAATGAACGTGAGGGAGGAGGAGTTAAACAGTGGAAAGGAGCAGATATCGACCATCGCCAGAAAGGCGATACCGGAACTCGAGTTTCCAGAAGCGGACGAG GCGCTAAGAGCGACGAAGAAACTACTGGTAGTAAGGCACCCATTTGAAAGATTGCTGAGCGCGTATCGCGATAAGCTGGAAAACTCTGTGGCTGGAAGGGAACACGGGACACTTCACTTTTATCGGAAGTACGGCAGCAAGATTGTTGAAAAGTACCGTG AGACGAATTTCATGCCGCCTGGAGAAGATCTGGTAATCAGACGAAACGGTGAACCTCCACCAGCGGGAATCGAGCCAACTTTCCGCGAATTTGTGCAATACTTAATTCACACTGATTTGGCTAATTATGGAGATGATCATTGGATGCCGTATTATTTGTACTGCACGCCTTGTGCAATTGATTACGACATTCTTGCGAAG GTAGAAACATTATGGCAGGATCAGATTTATACGATCCATAAGTTGCATCTTGAAGATGTGATTAAACCAAGATGGCGACATAGTGGTGGTTATCAGAATGCatcgaaaatatattttggTCAGTTGAACAGAGAACTGGTACAAaagttttatgaaaaatttaagcTGGATTTCGAGCTTTTCGATTATTCGCCAGACGACTATTACCAATACGCAACAGCTTCttaa
- the LOC126878224 gene encoding LOW QUALITY PROTEIN: cilia- and flagella-associated protein 70-like (The sequence of the model RefSeq protein was modified relative to this genomic sequence to represent the inferred CDS: inserted 2 bases in 1 codon): MEEWISMGEKNIKLIIHTIENIIRKEDTNISITVEHNGVILGESNPTLIKSDCKDNTIHVIDFSVNLPVTLKDKQMVNSVVSIPVLIKTVQIINDAMEAQTPSDEVNKNEVKKKSIFSTKSAALPTPQLLWICNFDLMPIILGGNNFTEKLILETPTFSFDGELISWQNLPRLTVTALQDHVPIFQPNEAMNFLHVTIESMYNVPEIFTESLQYKAGTIAYINNEVPENIIFDHGLWMKYRDIERTKRWNSLRHIDNRAQLSKYKLDCDFMGVKNKFNKQIDLAKKICEDMPRIEWNSLNRCILWESGIEAMRDHIRKYKYWPFQFEITGKTSPTKSKNASSFTTQLYQCYVDVSELLFPGRKNCRVIGQLYKFNPSDISEKVGLEQNIFSTGTQRKEVKEKDKRSKTSKNTQSIQSETETAQKASEPITIENGEPTIIVIEIELYEPLVACRIEKDFTNLINDMIPKSEKKQHYVYSADVAEAQYMHCIQKLAQVLTECYRDELTCFTQYLYKTGVYLSVRNTLRMKVPLLIDQKFKMPKNLIDSKESHNFICSVYTYLVEQMHLAINQMLECRFTQDLENDLNLKLIYFYAEEAYELGNFEEARDYYTKVIASNKTDPHPWTQYAIFLKKIGDIERAKECCLEAITLNHQHAMALLVYAMILFENREYKETEIFLRAITYLYPRFFEGWTILHLFFIRTEYYPGVDLTLRIAKKCMQDKSRTIILDQEPLSWTTIHCPNDNVYIMVTTFLLKLNFCELAALALAQEMENSGRSMHVLYYMAVEHYMSGKYENALSHLEEIRCDYGMDYSVSSLTGHCYFKIGNTEKAIECYEFARMLFDRPDDLHLVEVRLGYYYYDTGNFDRARKIFLSACKSSPTCLTWLGVGISCYELNQFHEAEMSLSEANRINNHNVDVWGYLCLLNMTLERYDEFAQCYTEMIKYQNNLKDRKLWLRITNLMKALDYAPPNLKQANDXEDHSTEGFEEQFEN, from the exons ATGGAGGAGTGGATTTCAATGGGCGAAAAAAATATCAAGTTAATTATACATACCATCGAAAATATC atAAGAAAGGAAGACACGAACATATCAATCACAGTAGAACATAATGGTGTTATCTTGGGCGAGAGTAATCCAACATTAATCAAATCGGATTGTAAAGACAACACAATTCATGTTATCGATTTCTCTGTTAATTTGCCAGTTACTTTAAAAGATAAACAAATGGTTAATTCAGTTGTATCAATTCCTGTactaa TAAAAACTGTCCAAATCATAAACGACGCGATGGAAGCACAAACTCCATCAGATGAAGTTAACAAAAATGAAGTTAAGAAAAAATCAATATTCAGTACAAAATCTGCAGCACTTCCCACACCACAGTTATTATGGATATGTAATTTCGATTTGATGCCAATAATATTAG gGGGAAACAATTTCACCGAGAAGCTAATTTTAGAAACACCTACCTTTTCCTTTGATGGTGAATTAATTTCGTGGCAGAATCTTCCGCGTCTTACGGTAACAGCTTTGCAAGATCATGTACCGATTTTTCAACCAAACGAAGCAATGAACTTTCTTCACGTTACCATCGAGAGCATGTATAATGTACCAGAAATTTTCACAGAAAGTCTTCAATACAAAGCTGGCACGATAGCGTATATTAATAACGAG GTTCCAGAAAACATAATTTTCGATCATGGTCTTTGGATGAAGTATCGAGACATCGAGAGAACAAAACGATGGAACAGTTTACGTCATATAGATAATCGAGCTCAGTTATCTAAATACAAACTAGACTGCGACTTTATGGgagtgaaaaataaatttaataagcAGATTGACTTAGCG AAGAAAATATGCGAAGATATGCCACGAATAGAATGGAATTCCTTGAATCGGTGTATCTTATGGGAGAGTGGAATCGAAGCGATGCGGGATCATAttagaaa ATACAAATATTGGCCCTTTCAATTTGAAATAACGGGGAAAACTTCTCCGACGAAATCGAAAAACGCTTCATCATTTACAACACAGCTGTATCAATGCTACGTCGATGTCTCCGAACTTCTTTTTCCAGGCA GAAAAAATTGTCGAGTCATAGGACAATTGTATAAGTTCAATCCGTCAGACATATCTGAAAAAGTAGGGCTcgagcaaaatatttttagtacaGGAACACAACGCAAAGaagtgaaagagaaagataaaaGAAGTAAAACATCAAAg aACACGCAATCGATTCAATCGGAAACTGAAACAGCACAAAAAGCAAGTGAACCAATTACTATAGAGAATGGAGAGCCGACAATCATAGTAATTGAAATAGAACTTTACGAACCTCTGGTCGCTTGTAGAATCGAAAAGGATTTCACAAACTT AATAAATGATATGATACCTAAATCGGAAAAGAAACAACATTATGTATATTCTGCTGACGTAGCGGAAGCGCAGTACATGCACTGCATTCAAAAATTGGCGCAAGTCCTCACAGAATGTTATCGA GACGAGTTAACGTGTTTCACTCAATACCTTTACAAAACTGGAGTATACTTATCTGTACGCAATACATTGAGAATGAAAGTTCCCCTCCTGATAgatcaaaaattcaaaatgcCTAAAAATTTAATCGATTCTAAGGAATCTCAT AATTTTATCTGCTCTGTATACACATATTTAGTGGAACAAATGCATCTTGCCATAAATCAAATGCTCGAATGCCGATTTACGCAAGATTTGGAAAACGACCTAAACCTGAAGCTGATATATTTCTATGCTGAAGAAGCTTATGAGCTTGGAAATTTCGAAGAGGCTAGAGACTATTATACAAAA GTAATAGCATCGAATAAAACTGACCCGCATCCTTGGACTCAATATGCCATATTTCTTAAGAAAATAGGTGACATCGAACGTGCAAAAGAATGTTGCTTAGAAGCAATCACTTTAAATCATCAACATGCAATGGC ATTATTAGTGTATGCGATGATTCTTTTTGAAAATAGAGAATACAAAGAAACTGAGATTTTCCTCAGAGCTATCACTTATTTATATCCACGATTTTTTGAAGGCTGGACTATTTTACatcttttttttatacgaACAGAATACTATCCAG GAGTAGATCTTACGCTTCGTATTGCAAAGAAATGTATGCAAGACAAATCTCGTACAATAATACTAGATCAAGAACCACTTTCTTGGACCACGATTCACTGTCCCAATGATAATGTGTATATAATGGTTACAACATTTTTACTAAAACTGAACTTTTGTGAG CTAGCAGCACTCGCGTTAGCACAGGAAATGGAAAATTCCGGTCGATCCATGCACGTTCTATATTACATGGCAGTAGAACATTATATGTCTGGCAAATACGAGAATGCATTATCGCATCTAGAAGAAATTCGATGCGATTATGGAATG GATTATTCGGTCAGTAGTTTAACGGGCCATTGTTACTTCAAAATAGGAAACACAGAAAAAGCAATAGAATGCTACGAATTTGCACGTATGCTATTTGATAGACCTGATGATCTACATTTAGTGGAAGTTAG ATTgggatattattattacgataCTGGAAATTTCGATCGCGCAAGAAAGATTTTTTTGAGCGCATGCAAATCCTCACCAACTTGTCTAACTTGGCTAGGAGTTGGTATCAGTTGTTATGAG TTGAACCAGTTTCACGAGGCAGAAATGTCTCTGTCTGAAGCAAATAGGATTAATAATCACAATGTGGATGTGTGGGGCTATTTATGCCTTTTAAATATGACGCTTGAAAGATACGACGAGTTTGCGCAATGCTATACGGAAATGATCaaa tatcAGAATAATCTTAAAGATAGAAAACTGTGGCTGAGAATAACGAATCTGATGAAAGCTTTGGATTACGCACCACCAAATTTGAAACAAGCCAATGA GGAAGATCATAGCACAGAGGGGTTTGAGGAACAATTTGAAAACTAA